In Silene latifolia isolate original U9 population chromosome X, ASM4854445v1, whole genome shotgun sequence, the following proteins share a genomic window:
- the LOC141620770 gene encoding uncharacterized protein LOC141620770 — protein sequence MLGSVKNIFQDNHYSRAVTLEKEFSSTSMGDFSFVSAYCQRLKALSDQLKNVGSPVTNNRLVLQLILGLSPAIKELETLIQQSDPLPQFYRTRSMLTLEEAGLAKAASSTLYVKQNDDGVGSSSSPAFILGYGGWPWGTPSWPCPPCPYPMVPGYGNWPRQSVPRPQFAARPQAYTTKSPPSQTDIEQAMYTLRLTPPDPRWFMDIGAISHLTSDAVNLSSYVNSSIKNDIIIGNGQSIPISGHDHTTLPKPHPPLHLKNVIHVAEIVKI from the exons ATGTTGGGTTCAGTTAAAAACATCTTTCAAGATAATCATTATAGTCGCGCCGTTACTCTTGAAAAAGAGTTCTCAAGCACATCTATGGGGGATTTCTCCTTTGTCTCAGCCTATTGTCAACGACTAAAGGCTCTTTCCGATCAGTTAAAGAACGTAGGCTCTCCTGTCACTAACAACCgtcttgttcttcaacttattctAGGACTCTCACCAGCTATCAAGGAGTTGGAAACCCTAATTCAACAAAGTGATCCGCTTCCACAATTTTATCGCACTCGCTCGATGCTAACGCTTGAAGAAGCGGGACTTGCTAAAGCTGCCTCATCAACGTTGTATGTCAAACAGAACGACGATGGTGTGGGTTCTAGTTCGTCCCCTGCATTTATTCTCG GGTATGGTGGTTGGCCGTGGGGAACTCCCTCCTGGCCGTGCCCACCGTGCCCTTACCCTATGGTACCTGGTTATGGAAATTGGCCAAGACAATCTGTTCCAAGGCCTCAATTTGCTGCACGACCTCAAGCTTACACGACCAAGTCTCCACCGTCTCAGACGGATATTGAGCAAGCTATGTACACACTTAGATTGACTCCTCCCGACCCACGATGGTTCATGGATATCGGAGCTATATCTCATCTAACGTCGGACGCAGTTAATCTCTCGTCTTATGTTAATTCGAGCATTAAAAACGATATAATTATCGGTAATGGTCAGTCTATTCCAATTAGTGGTCACGATCATACTACACTCCCTAAACCACATCCTCCCCTTCACCTTAAAAATGTCATTCACGTAGCCGAAATTGTCAAAATTTAG